From a single Terriglobales bacterium genomic region:
- a CDS encoding ABC transporter substrate-binding protein, producing the protein MRPIKLNRREVMVGAGAALLTARSAFAQGEPPKPKQIVVNASGGSMNAALRKAYFDAFEKDTGIRVVETSPVDLGKLKAMVGSGNIEWNLTEIGGQDGALVQRLGLVEKIDPKMVDRSAYPKEARSEYLFASSVYSTVLAYRTDVFATGKQPKGWAEFWDVKRFPGPRSMRNHPVDNLEYALLADGVPADKLYPIDLDRAFKKLDEIKPHVNVWWTTGQQPAQLLLDKEVVLATGWNGRFYDLMKKGAPIAVDWTQGSLKQGTFVIPKGAKDLHWANKMLAYMSDPKRQAIYANELGYPGLNLESIKYIDPQAAPHMPTYPENLPKQFWLSVSWWDDNLERSMERWKQWLLKK; encoded by the coding sequence ATGAGACCGATCAAGCTGAACCGTCGCGAGGTCATGGTGGGCGCGGGCGCGGCCCTGCTGACGGCGCGCAGCGCCTTCGCCCAGGGTGAGCCGCCGAAGCCGAAGCAGATCGTGGTCAACGCCTCCGGCGGGTCGATGAACGCGGCGTTGCGCAAGGCGTACTTCGATGCCTTCGAGAAGGATACGGGCATCCGCGTCGTGGAGACCTCACCGGTCGATCTCGGCAAGCTCAAGGCGATGGTCGGCTCCGGGAATATCGAGTGGAACCTGACGGAGATCGGCGGCCAGGACGGGGCTCTCGTGCAGCGCCTCGGGCTGGTCGAGAAGATCGATCCGAAAATGGTCGATCGCTCCGCCTATCCGAAGGAGGCCCGAAGCGAGTACCTCTTCGCCTCCTCCGTGTACTCGACCGTTCTCGCCTATCGCACCGACGTGTTCGCCACCGGCAAGCAGCCGAAGGGCTGGGCGGAGTTCTGGGATGTGAAGCGTTTCCCGGGGCCGCGCAGCATGCGTAACCATCCCGTCGACAATCTCGAATACGCGCTGTTGGCCGACGGCGTGCCGGCCGACAAGCTCTATCCCATCGACCTGGATCGTGCGTTCAAGAAGCTCGACGAGATCAAGCCCCACGTAAACGTGTGGTGGACCACCGGCCAGCAGCCGGCGCAGCTGCTGCTCGACAAGGAAGTCGTCCTCGCCACCGGGTGGAACGGCCGCTTCTACGACCTCATGAAGAAGGGCGCACCGATCGCGGTCGACTGGACCCAGGGTTCGCTCAAGCAGGGGACCTTCGTGATCCCGAAGGGCGCGAAGGATCTCCACTGGGCCAACAAGATGCTTGCCTACATGAGCGATCCCAAGCGGCAGGCCATCTACGCCAACGAGCTTGGCTATCCCGGGCTCAATCTCGAGAGCATCAAGTACATCGATCCGCAGGCCGCGCCGCACATGCCGACTTACCCGGAGAATCTTCCCAAGCAGTTCTGGCTCAGCGTCTCCTGGTGGGACGACAACCTGGAGAGGAGCATGGAACGCTGGAAGCAGTGGCTGCTCAAGAAATAA